One window of Pyrus communis chromosome 12, drPyrComm1.1, whole genome shotgun sequence genomic DNA carries:
- the LOC137711096 gene encoding protein EDS1L-like, producing the protein MGSERLGEKLNISEELIKKSCSLAFKAHKSPDDLFHVEEYASGSSDVVFSFPGSWSVESWASGESAFGEKKIQLSLFPSMKSIGHYDEAAGPGGHQDFAIASFNQAFLQKFEHVLQNSQLKNKVQEVVNERKRIVFTGHSTGGATAVLATVWCFENYPKQSHETFFCVTFGSPLIGNHIISHALRRENWSQYFIHFVMRYDIIPRILLAPLSSIQHEFERILPFFDPNSPAYASESIGSSQEAFLLFRNVMRNAASLTTHAASKLQGSTNPLLETVKKFVKLSPYKPFGTYIFCTGNGKLVVMKNPEAVLQLLFYSCQLSSESEGARIVLKCLNEHLAYENELEGSLDMQCVTYDDNLETLPLASDGFFDDLGMSERARLCLRAAGEFEKQKRRNQEKVGSKLEMITKHLKIIEDYRALCEHTVGYYKAFKIHKNKTDFDANLSRIELTGIMDEVIEMFTRYDLPDELEATKEWINLGTRYRRLVEPLDVANYYRHSKDEDTKSYMKKGRPTRFKWMQRWLEYEQKLQTGSCGESCFWAEVEELHKLSGNFVAVYEERERVLRVQEQVGKWIQDGVIGKDVLLKSSTFEEWWSKLPADLQTETISLLVNGLGNVQA; encoded by the exons ATGGGAAGTGAAAGGCTGGGAGAGAAGTTGAATATAAGCGAGGAGCTTATCAAGAAAAGCTGCTCTCTTGCCTTCAAGGCACACAAATCCCCAGATGATCTGTTTCATGTGGAGGAATATGCTTCTGGATCATCAGATGTTGTTTTCAGCTTCCCAGGATCTTGGTCTGTGGAGAGTTGGGCTTCTGGAGAAAGTGCTTTTGGGGAAAAAAAGATCCAACTTTCACTCTTTCCTTCCATGAAAAGCATAGGTCATTATGATGAAGCTGCAGGACCTGGTGGGCACCAAGATTTTGCCATTGCAAGTTTCAACCAAGCCTTTTTGCAGAAGTTTGAACATGTATTGCAGAATTCCCAGCTTAAAAATAAG GTACAAGAGGTTGTCAATGAAAGGAAGAGAATAGTATTTACCGGCCACTCTACAGGCGGTGCAACTGCCGTGCTTGCCACAGTCTGGTGCTTTGAAAATTACCCGAAACAAAGCCATGAAACATTTTTCTGTGTGACTTTCGGGTCTCCCCTTATTGGTAACCATATTATTTCCCATGCTCTTAGGAGAGAAAATTGGTCTCAATACTTCATACATTTTGTCATGAGATATGACATTATCCCTCGGATTCTGCTTGCTCCGCTCTCTTCCATTCAACATGAATTCGAGAGGATCCTTCCCTTCTTCGACCCAAATTCCCCCGCCTATGCGAGTGAGTCGATTGGATCATCCCAGGAAGCCTTCCTTTTGTTTAGAAATGTGATGAGAAATGCAGCATCTCTTACAACTCATGCTGCTTCCAAACTACAGGGGAGTACCAACCCATTACTCGAAACTGTAAAAAAGTTCGTTAAGCTAAGCCCGTACAAACCTTTCGGAACTTACATTTTTTGCACCGGCAACGGGAAACTGGTTGTCATGAAAAACCCTGAAGCTGTGCTGCAACTCTTGTTCTACTCGTGTCAATTGAGCAGCGAAAGTGAAGGAGCAAGGATCGTGCTTAAATGCTTAAACGAGCATTTGGCCTACGAAAATGAGCTTGAAGGCAGCTTGGACATGCAGTGTGTGACTTATGATGATAACCTAGAAACGCTCCCCTTAGCCTCAGATGGTTTCTTTGATGACCTTGGCATG AGCGAAAGGGCTAGATTATGCCTTCGCGCAGCAGGAGAATTCGAGAAGCAAAAACGAAGAAACCAGGAGAAAGTTGGTTCAAAACTGGAGATGATCACGAAACATTTGAAAATAATTGAAGACTACCGGGCCTTATGCGAGCACACTGTCGGATATTACAAAGCCttcaaaattcataaaaacAAGACAGATTTCGATGCTAATTTGAGCAGGATTGAGCTAACAGGTATAATGGATGAGGTCATTGAAATGTTCACAAGATACGACCTCCCCGATGAACTGGAGGCTACAAAAGAGTGGATAAATCTTGGAACTAGGTATCGCCGCCTTGTCGAGCCTCTCGATGTGGCTAACTACTACAGGCACTCGAAGGACGAGGACACCAAATCCTATATGAAGAAAGGCAGGCCAACGCGCTTCAAATGGATGCAGAGATGGCTCGAGTATGAACAGAAACTGCAAACTGGTTCATGCGGGGAGTCTTGCTTCTGGGCAGAAGTGGAGGAGTTGCACAAGCTTTCCGGCAACTTTGTGGCGGTATAcgaggaaagggagagagtttTGAGAGTTCAGGAGCAAGTAGGGAAATGGATTCAGGACGGGGTGATCGGTAAGGATGTGTTGCTTAAGTCGTCCACCTTCGAGGAATGGTGGAGCAAACTTCCCGCTGACCTACAAACAGAAACGATTTCGCTACTTGTGAATGGTTTAGGAAATGTGCAAGCGTAA